The window ACGGTGTCGGCGAGGAGCTCGGTCTTCAGCTCGGCCCCCATCTTCGCCGCCGCCTCGGGGTCGGCGTAGATGTTCAGGGGAATGTACTCCACGTGGCGCGACTGGCTGGCGTACTCCTCGAGCAGCTCGCCGACGCGGCCGCGGACGAAGTTCTTGAACTCTTCCGGCCCCTGGGGATTGGGGTGGCGGACCATGGTCGCAATGATCCGCAGCGGCTTCTCCACGCTCTTGAGGATCTTCACCGTCTGGTCGTTCAGGCTGTAGAAGCCGGTGCGCGTGAGGTCCACGCGGCGGTAGCGCCGCACGTTGATGTAGCTCACGAGCCCCAGGGCCAGCACGCCCAGCACGCCGGCGCCGAGGACGATCATCGTGAGCGGAAACGACGGCCCGGTGCATACGCGGATGATCGTGCGATGCTCGGCCGCCAGGGCCAGTTCCAGGAGCAGCAGCCCCACCACCAGCCCGGCCACGGGAACGGCCGACGTGCCGGTCCAGTAGAAGGCCAGGCAGTTGCCCAGCACCACGATGCCGACGACGAGCGCCACGCCGCCGCCGACCTCGAGCCAGGCCCTGTGAGGCGACTTCTCCAGGCCGCGGTAGAACGCGGCGTTGAGCCAGGCGCCTGCCTCCACCAGCGCCACCCCCACCACCAGGCTCAGGAACGCCAGCAGCGCCGGCGCCTTGCCGGCCAGGGGCTCCTTCGCCTGGGTGGCGAAGACGCCGAATCCGATGCCCGTCACCAGCAGGCCCGCCAGCGTGATCAGCAGGCCCCCTGCCTTTGGCTTGTCGCTCGTCACAGCTCGCTCCTCGGTCACGGCGCTCACCTCCACCTGCGGACGGTGACGATGACCGTCGTCAGGAAAACGCAGAACAGGCTGTTGGTCACGAAGTACAGCACGTCGCGCGTGTCCACAATCCCCTTCGTGAAGGCCCCGAAGAAATGCTGCGAGAAGGAGATGTAGCGAAGCGCCTTGGAGAGCGGGTCCACCGCATCGGGCCGGATGATGTAGCCCAGAATGTAGAGGAGCAGCAGGAGCACGATGGAGATCACGGCGGCCGCAATCTGCGCGCGCACGCAGGCCGAGGCCACCAGGCCCACCGCCAGGTAGAAGGCCCCCAGCAGGAACAGCCCGAGATACCCCGTCAGGATCGGCCCGGCGTCGGGCTTGCCGAAGGCGAACAGGATCGCCGCGTAGAGCAGCGTGGGCAAGATGAGCACGAGAAGGAAGAGCAGCGAGGCCAGGTACTTCGACAACACCACCTCGAGGGTCGTCACGGGGGCCGTCATCAGCGTCTCGATCGTGCCCGTGTCGAACTCGTCGGCGAACAGGCGCATCGTGAGCAGCGGCAGGATGAAGATCGAGATGAAGCCCATGAAGCCCAGGATCTGGCTCATGTCGGCCCGCCGCGAGAAGCTCAGGAACTCGAAGAACAGGTAGCCGATCAGCACGAGGAACACGGTGAGTATGATATAGGCGATCGGCGACAGGAAGTAGGCGATCAGCTCGCGCTTGGTCAGGGTGGCGACGTTTCTCATGCCCGCACCTCCTCGGCCTTCCGCTCATGCCCCACCACGTCGGCCGTCTTCGTGAGCTGCACGAACACGTCCTCCAGCGTGCCGCCGAGCCGGCCCTTGAGGTTCGCCGTCGTGTCCTCGGCCACGATGCGCCCGCCGCTGATGATGATCACGCGGGGGCAGATCATCTCGACCTCCGAGAGGATGTGGGTGGAGAGCAGCACGGTGCGCCGCTGGCCCAGGTCGCGGATCATCTCGCGCACCAGCCGCACCTGGTTGGGGTCGAGGCCCACCGTGGGCTCGTCGAGGATCAGGATCGGCGGGTCGTTCACCAGCGCGTCGGCCAGGCCCACCCGCTGGCGATAGCCCTTCGAGAGCTGGCCGATCACGCGGCCCGCCACCTCGGCGATGCCGCAGCGGTCCAGCACCTCGCCGATCCGCCGCTTGCGCTCGCAGGCCGCCACCCCCTTGAGCCGCGCCCGGTGGAACAGGTACTCGCTCACCCGCATCTCGCGGTACAGCGGCACGTTTTCGGGCAGATAGCCTACCCCCTCGCGCACCTGCATGGACTCCCAGAAGGGGTCGAACCCGGCGACCCGCACCTGGCCCGAGGTGGCCGGGGTGAACGACGTGAGGATGCGCATGACGGTGGACTTCCCGGCGCCGTTCGGCCCGAGGAAGCCCACCACCTCGCCCTCCTCCACACGGAACGACACGTCGTCCACCGCGACGATCTTGCCGTAGCGCTTGGTGAGATGTTCGACTTCGATCAACCCGCACCTCCTGCCTTGCGGTTACAGCCGCCGGGCCTCGAAGGCCTCGACGACGGCCGGCAACATGAAGTACACGAGCAGGAAGAGAAACAACACGGCCGAAGCGCCCAGGGAGATGGCCAGCGGCAGCGTCGCCGTGGCCACCTGCCACTTCGTGAGGTTGAACACCAGCGCCACGACGAGCAGCGCCAGCACGAGC of the Planctomycetota bacterium genome contains:
- a CDS encoding ABC transporter permease → MRNVATLTKRELIAYFLSPIAYIILTVFLVLIGYLFFEFLSFSRRADMSQILGFMGFISIFILPLLTMRLFADEFDTGTIETLMTAPVTTLEVVLSKYLASLLFLLVLILPTLLYAAILFAFGKPDAGPILTGYLGLFLLGAFYLAVGLVASACVRAQIAAAVISIVLLLLLYILGYIIRPDAVDPLSKALRYISFSQHFFGAFTKGIVDTRDVLYFVTNSLFCVFLTTVIVTVRRWR
- a CDS encoding ABC transporter ATP-binding protein, encoding MIEVEHLTKRYGKIVAVDDVSFRVEEGEVVGFLGPNGAGKSTVMRILTSFTPATSGQVRVAGFDPFWESMQVREGVGYLPENVPLYREMRVSEYLFHRARLKGVAACERKRRIGEVLDRCGIAEVAGRVIGQLSKGYRQRVGLADALVNDPPILILDEPTVGLDPNQVRLVREMIRDLGQRRTVLLSTHILSEVEMICPRVIIISGGRIVAEDTTANLKGRLGGTLEDVFVQLTKTADVVGHERKAEEVRA